From Equus przewalskii isolate Varuska chromosome 30, EquPr2, whole genome shotgun sequence, a single genomic window includes:
- the THNSL1 gene encoding threonine synthase-like 1: MLHFKRCQHLKQITQKCFSSIHVKTDKHAQLFLSRTFALAELRKSWHSTHSLVGDKNIILMGPPGAGKTTVGRIIGQKLGCCVIDVDDDILEKTWNMSVSEKLQDVGNEQFLEEEGKAVLNFSASGSVISLTGSNPMHDASMWHLKKNGIIVYLDVPLIDIVSRLKLMKIDRVVGQNSGTSMKDLLKFRKQYYKKWYDTRVFCESGASPEEIADKVLNAVKRYQDVDSETFISTRHIWPKDCEQKVSTKFFSEAVIEGLASDGGLFVPEKEFPKLNCGEWKSLVGATYVERAQILLEKCIHPADVPAARLGEMIEAAYGENFACSKIAPVRHLSGNHFILELFHGPTGSFKDLSLQLMPHLFAHCIPPNCNYMILVATSGDTGSAVLNGFSRLNKNDKQRIAVATFFPENGVSDFQKAQIIGSQKENGWAVGVKSDFDFCQTAIKRIFKDPDFTGFLTVEYGTVLSSANSINWGRLLPQVVYHASAYLDLVSQGFISFGSPVDVCIPTGNFGNILAAVYAKMMGIPIRKFICASNQNHVLTDFIKTGHYDLRERKLAQTFSPSIDILKSSNLERHLHLMANKDGQLMTKLFNQLEEQHHFQIEKILVEKLQQDFVADWCSEGECLAAIHSTYNTSGYILDPHTAVAKVVADRMQDKTCPVIISSTAHYSKFAPAILQALKIKEINQTSSSQLYLLSSYNALPPPHEALLERTKQPEKVEYQVCAADVDVLKSHVEKLIQSQFM; the protein is encoded by the coding sequence atgCTCCACTTTAAACGATGTCAGCATCTGAAACAAATAACCCAGAAATGTTTTTCTAGTATACATGTTAAAACGGATAAACACGCACAGCTATTTCTTTcaaggacctttgcacttgcagAATTAAGGAAGTCATGGCACTCAACCCACTCTCTTGTTGGAGACAAAAATATTATCCTGATGGGACCGCCTGGTGCTGGGAAAACAACAGTGGGCCGGATAATAGGTCAGAAACTAGGTTGTTGTGTCATAGATGTGGATGATGATATCCTTGAAAAAACCTGGAATATGAGTGTGTCTGAAAAATTACAGGATGTTGGTAATGAGCAGTttttagaagaggaaggaaaagctgTGTTAAACTTCTCTGCATCTGGAAGTGTGATTTCCCTTACTGGGTCCAATCCAATGCATGATGCTAGCATGTGGCATCTGAAGAAAAATGGGATAATTGTATACTTGGATGTACCTCTAATAGATATAGTTAGTCgtctaaaattaatgaaaatagatAGGGTTGTAGGACAGAATTCTGGAACATCTATGAAAGATTTActtaaatttagaaaacagtatTATAAGAAGTGGTATGATACTCGTGTTTTTTGTGAAAGTGGGGCTTCCCCAGAGGAGATAGCTGACAAAGTGCTTAATGCAGTTAAAAGATACCAAGATGTGGACTCAGAAACATTCATTTCAACAAGACATATTTGGCCTAAAGACTGTGAACAGAAGGTTTCAACAAAATTCTTTAGCGAAGCTGTGATTGAGGGGTTAGCTTCTGATGGTGGCCTCTTTGTTCCCGAGAAGGAGTTTCCAAAATTAAACTGTGGGGAGTGGAAAAGCCTAGTAGGAGCAACGTATGTAGAAAGAGCACAAATACTGTTGGAGAAGTGTATACATCCTGCTGACGTACCTGCTGCCAGATTGGGAGAAATGATTGAAGCCGCTTATGGGGAAAACTTTGCCTGCTCAAAAATTGCCCCTGTCAGGCACCTGTCAGGAAACCACTTCATCCTGGAGTTGTTTCATGGACCAACAGGATCGTTTAAAGATCTGTCTCTCCAGCTTATGCCTCATCTTTTCGCACACTGTATTCCACCGAATTGCAATTATATGATACTTGTAGCTACTTCAGGAGACACAGGGAGTGCAGTGTTAAATGGTTTCAGTCGTCTGAATAAGAACGACAAGCAAAGAATAGCTGTGGCCACATTTTTTCCTGAGAACGGAGTAAGTGATTttcaaaaagcacaaataattggcagtcagaaagaaaatggatgggCAGTGGGTGTCAAATCAGATTTTGATTTTTGCCAGACagctataaaaagaatttttaaagaccCTGATTTTACTGGCTTTCTTACTGTGGAATATGGAACAGTCTTAAGTTCAGCTAATTCCATAAACTGGGGCCGACTGCTTCCCCAAGTAGTTTATCATGCTTCTGCATATCTTGATCTCGTTAGCCAaggatttatttcttttggaagcCCAGTCGATGTCTGTATTCCCACAGGAAACTTCGGTAACATTTTAGCAGCAGTGTACGCCAAAATGATGGGAATCCCTATTCGAAAATTTATTTGTGCCTCTAATCAGAATCATGTTTTGACTGATTTTATAAAAACAGGACATTATGATCTAAGGGAAAGAAAGTTAGCACAAACCTTTTCACCGTCAATAGATATTCTCAAATCTTCAAACCTGGAACGGCATTTACACTTGATGGCTAATAAAGATGGACAATTaatgacaaaattatttaatcaattgGAAGAGCAGCATCACTTCCAGATAGAAAAGATTCTAGTGGAGAAACTTCAGCAGGACTTTGTAGCCGACTGGTGCTCTGAGGGAGAGTGCCTCGCAGCTATTCACTCCACCTACAATACTTCAGGGTATATTTTGGATCCACACACTGCTGTTGCAAAAGTAGTTGCAGACAGAATGCAAGACAAAACCTGCCCAGTGATTATCTCATCGACAGCTCATTACTCAAAGTTTGCACCTGCTATCTTGCAGGCTTTAAAGATTAAAGAAATCAACCAGACTTCATCAAGTCAGCTTTACTTACTGAGTTCGTACAATGCGTTACCTCCACCTCATGAGGCTTTATTAGAGAGAACAAAACAGCCAGAGAAGGTGGAGTACCAGGTCTGTGCAGCTGATGTGGATGTCCTAAAAAGTCATGTGGAAAAGCTAATACAAAGTCAATTCATGTAA